A single window of Geoanaerobacter pelophilus DNA harbors:
- a CDS encoding branched-chain amino acid aminotransferase, translated as MDIKVLPLPEESKKSKFTDESKLGFGKIFTDRMFIAEWKVNQGWVDARVQPYGPFSLDPAALVFHYAQEIFEGLKAYKWQDGSIALFRPEMNARRFNISADRLCMPEVPEELFLEGVKQLVSLERDWIPSAEGTSLYIRPTMMAVEPVLGVKPSDHYYFYVILSPVGAYYASGFNPIKIMVEDSYVRAVPGGTGEAKTGGNYASSLKAGLEAKKKGYDQVLWLDGVNKRYIEEVGAMNMFFAYADKVVTAPLAGSILNGITRDSVLKLSDKLGFSVEERPIDVNELMADIRSGKIKEAFGSGTAAVITPVGSLCYKNESVDVGNGGVGSLTQRLYDTLTGIQYGKIADPFGWIQKLG; from the coding sequence ATGGATATCAAGGTACTCCCGCTTCCCGAGGAGAGCAAAAAGAGCAAATTCACCGATGAGTCTAAGCTCGGTTTCGGCAAGATCTTTACTGACCGGATGTTTATTGCTGAATGGAAAGTCAATCAGGGCTGGGTGGATGCCCGGGTCCAACCATATGGTCCGTTCTCGCTTGACCCCGCAGCACTGGTCTTTCATTACGCACAGGAGATCTTCGAAGGTCTGAAGGCTTACAAATGGCAGGATGGCTCTATAGCCCTCTTCAGGCCGGAAATGAACGCCCGCAGATTTAATATTTCGGCGGACCGTCTCTGTATGCCTGAAGTCCCGGAAGAGCTTTTCCTTGAAGGGGTCAAGCAGCTGGTAAGCCTGGAGCGGGACTGGATACCAAGCGCAGAAGGCACGTCACTCTACATCAGGCCAACCATGATGGCAGTGGAGCCGGTGCTCGGGGTCAAGCCGTCCGACCATTACTACTTCTACGTCATTCTCTCGCCAGTTGGTGCGTACTACGCATCCGGGTTTAATCCGATAAAAATCATGGTGGAAGATAGCTATGTCCGCGCCGTGCCTGGTGGTACCGGCGAAGCCAAAACCGGTGGCAACTATGCCAGTTCGCTGAAAGCAGGGCTCGAAGCCAAGAAAAAGGGATATGACCAGGTACTCTGGCTCGATGGCGTAAACAAACGCTATATTGAAGAGGTCGGCGCAATGAACATGTTCTTCGCCTACGCCGATAAAGTGGTTACCGCGCCGCTGGCAGGATCGATACTTAACGGCATCACCCGCGACTCGGTCCTTAAATTGTCCGACAAGCTTGGATTTTCGGTAGAGGAGCGGCCGATCGACGTAAACGAGCTGATGGCAGATATCCGTTCCGGAAAGATAAAAGAGGCTTTCGGCAGCGGCACCGCCGCAGTCATTACCCCTGTCGGATCTTTGTGCTATAAGAATGAGTCCGTTGACGTTGGTAACGGCGGAGTTGGCAGCCTCACCCAGAGGTTGTATGACACACTCACTGGCATCCAGTACGGAAAGATTGCTGATCCTTTCGGCTGGATCCAAAAACTTGGCTGA
- a CDS encoding PAS domain-containing sensor histidine kinase, with product MSPHRRKTDSDVMFRDILALMDFMPVGIRWVNRQGACEYLNKTFVEMFGYSLEEIRSIDDWFTKAYPDPGYRQEITSWYSEKIPRLVRGTTPSPFKAKVTCKDGAVKHVIVSAHIALGRIIGIYTDITEHAKAAELQLEIEKMFRLTFEGAVDAIFWVNAESGILVNCNRAAEEMLEAPRNEIIGQHFTSLHPLDSTEQVASLFAQATSLTEPQGDMEAEVVSRSGKVIPVLIRSSLTKIGDTNVVQGVFIDISERKRAERALIDTCNLMQKTLSSLNETVFIVETGTRKILDCNITVEKMFGYPRAEVIGKYTPMLHISEEMSRIFGEEMQKGYREKGYFETEFSMRRKDGTTFFSEHCVTPIRDETGAYVSHVCVVRDISRRKQSEEALRKSEARYRAMIDAFDGLIYICSQERRIEFMNRQMIERIGHDATGELCYQALHNFEAVCPWCVNERVFNGENVQWEIQSSKDGRWYHISNVPIRNADGIMSKQVMITDITASKQAEQDRVALEAQRMMNEEQRQFLGLVSHEIRTPLAVIDGAAQLILLSAPPDSPCSSQAERIRGGAARLSNLIDSCLTDERLASGGWSPDMCLHDIGLIVKNAANHAQAATRIHQINVSLAELPDQFTCDAMLTKVMIDNLLDNAVKYSPKGGEIRLRAYGLGNDGICIEVSDEGIGIPPDQLERIFKRFYRTWQVSGVVGAGLGLHLVRKIAEIHGGTATCTSILGTGSSFSVFLNPPM from the coding sequence ATGAGCCCTCATCGCCGAAAAACCGACTCAGATGTCATGTTCAGGGACATTCTCGCACTGATGGACTTCATGCCGGTTGGCATACGGTGGGTGAATCGGCAGGGGGCCTGCGAGTATCTCAACAAGACATTTGTCGAAATGTTCGGTTATTCCCTGGAGGAAATCAGGTCAATCGATGACTGGTTTACCAAGGCATATCCGGACCCCGGTTACCGGCAAGAAATAACCTCGTGGTATTCGGAAAAAATCCCCCGGTTGGTCCGCGGCACAACCCCATCTCCATTCAAGGCAAAAGTTACCTGCAAGGACGGTGCGGTCAAACACGTCATCGTCAGTGCTCACATCGCTTTGGGCCGGATAATCGGCATCTACACCGATATTACCGAACATGCAAAGGCAGCAGAGCTGCAGCTGGAAATAGAAAAGATGTTCCGGCTGACATTTGAAGGGGCTGTTGATGCCATCTTCTGGGTCAATGCCGAGTCAGGCATCCTGGTCAATTGCAACCGTGCGGCTGAGGAGATGCTGGAAGCACCCCGCAATGAGATCATTGGTCAACATTTTACCTCCCTGCATCCTCTCGATAGTACGGAACAGGTGGCCTCTCTGTTTGCGCAGGCAACAAGCTTAACTGAACCACAGGGGGATATGGAAGCTGAGGTGGTCAGCCGGAGCGGCAAGGTAATTCCGGTGCTGATCAGAAGCTCACTGACGAAAATTGGTGATACCAATGTCGTGCAAGGGGTTTTTATTGATATTTCTGAGCGGAAGCGTGCTGAACGGGCGTTGATCGATACCTGCAACCTCATGCAAAAAACCCTGTCAAGCCTCAACGAGACGGTGTTCATTGTCGAAACCGGCACCAGGAAGATCCTTGATTGCAATATTACGGTTGAGAAAATGTTTGGCTACCCCCGGGCAGAGGTGATCGGCAAGTATACCCCAATGCTCCACATTTCTGAGGAGATGTCGCGTATCTTCGGTGAAGAGATGCAGAAGGGGTATCGGGAAAAGGGGTACTTCGAAACCGAATTCAGCATGAGGCGCAAAGACGGCACCACCTTCTTTTCCGAGCATTGCGTCACGCCGATCCGCGACGAAACCGGTGCTTATGTAAGCCATGTCTGCGTGGTACGTGATATTTCCAGGCGGAAGCAGTCAGAGGAAGCCCTGCGCAAGAGCGAAGCACGTTATCGGGCGATGATAGACGCCTTTGACGGTTTAATCTATATCTGTTCCCAGGAACGCCGGATTGAGTTTATGAACCGGCAGATGATTGAACGAATAGGGCATGATGCCACCGGAGAGCTTTGTTACCAGGCCCTTCACAATTTCGAGGCGGTCTGTCCCTGGTGTGTCAACGAGCGGGTTTTCAATGGCGAAAATGTCCAATGGGAGATCCAGAGTTCCAAGGATGGCCGTTGGTATCACATCTCAAACGTGCCGATTCGCAATGCCGATGGGATCATGTCAAAGCAGGTGATGATCACCGACATAACAGCCAGTAAGCAGGCGGAACAGGACCGGGTAGCCCTGGAAGCCCAGAGAATGATGAACGAAGAGCAGCGGCAGTTCCTTGGCCTGGTGTCTCACGAGATCCGCACTCCGCTGGCCGTAATAGACGGCGCTGCGCAGTTGATACTTCTCAGTGCTCCCCCCGATTCTCCCTGCTCTTCACAGGCGGAGCGAATTCGGGGCGGCGCTGCGCGGCTGAGCAACCTTATCGACAGCTGCCTCACCGACGAACGGCTTGCCTCCGGTGGCTGGTCTCCGGATATGTGCCTGCACGACATCGGCCTGATTGTCAAAAATGCTGCTAACCATGCCCAGGCTGCTACCCGTATCCATCAGATAAATGTCTCTCTTGCCGAACTCCCTGACCAGTTTACCTGTGACGCCATGCTGACCAAGGTCATGATCGATAACTTGCTCGACAATGCCGTAAAATACTCGCCCAAAGGTGGAGAAATAAGACTCCGAGCTTATGGGCTGGGCAATGACGGCATTTGCATCGAGGTTTCCGACGAGGGGATTGGCATCCCTCCTGACCAGCTCGAACGGATATTCAAAAGATTTTACCGCACGTGGCAGGTTTCAGGCGTTGTCGGCGCCGGACTTGGGCTGCACCTCGTCAGGAAGATCGCTGAAATCCACGGTGGCACGGCTACCTGTACCAGCATCCTCGGCACCGGCTCCTCCTTTTCCGTTTTTCTTAATCCTCCGATGTAA
- a CDS encoding ATP-binding protein, with translation MKDGKRSIIVDTSRCTGCGRCVSACSSRLITLDTIGSRKVAWVKFPERCSLCGRCITECPIGAMAEYPPKAAPQ, from the coding sequence ATGAAAGATGGCAAACGCTCCATAATTGTTGATACATCGCGATGCACCGGTTGCGGCAGGTGCGTTAGCGCCTGCAGTTCCAGGCTGATCACCCTTGACACTATCGGCAGCCGCAAGGTGGCCTGGGTAAAGTTTCCCGAGCGGTGCTCATTATGCGGACGGTGCATTACCGAGTGCCCAATCGGAGCAATGGCCGAGTATCCCCCAAAGGCCGCGCCACAATAA
- a CDS encoding response regulator transcription factor, whose protein sequence is MPKASPLRQLNIIVVEDDPELKDILVSGLRFFGHAVRGAASGRELDAELAIASPDIVILDLGLPDEDGIKISTRLRSACNCGIVIITARGKLDERVKGLDSGADLYYVKPVDIRELDAALRSLARRIFRADRALWRFEPLISKLTTPRGIEVLLTAHECILMRQLLATPGENVPRREIFEALRQPDDLYADKRLETMISRLRAKLRTVDPESALPVRARHNLGYAFLAEVETV, encoded by the coding sequence ATGCCAAAAGCATCACCATTACGCCAGCTCAATATTATTGTTGTCGAAGATGATCCTGAGCTGAAGGACATCCTGGTTTCCGGGTTGCGCTTTTTCGGCCATGCTGTCCGTGGCGCCGCAAGCGGAAGAGAGCTGGATGCTGAACTGGCCATTGCCTCCCCGGATATCGTGATTCTGGACCTGGGATTACCGGACGAGGACGGCATCAAGATCTCAACTCGTTTGCGTAGCGCATGCAACTGCGGAATTGTAATTATAACGGCCAGAGGCAAACTGGACGAACGCGTTAAGGGTCTTGACTCTGGCGCTGATCTCTATTATGTCAAACCGGTTGATATCCGTGAGCTTGACGCGGCACTGCGCAGCCTTGCCAGGCGTATATTCAGGGCAGATCGAGCTCTTTGGCGCTTTGAACCCCTGATCTCCAAACTTACAACGCCTCGGGGAATAGAGGTGCTGCTGACTGCCCACGAGTGCATTCTGATGCGGCAGCTGCTTGCCACGCCGGGTGAGAATGTGCCGCGCCGGGAGATTTTTGAGGCTCTCAGACAGCCCGATGACCTTTATGCCGACAAGCGTCTCGAAACCATGATCAGCCGCTTGCGGGCAAAGCTGCGCACCGTTGACCCCGAATCGGCACTGCCGGTGCGCGCCCGGCACAATCTCGGTTACGCATTCCTTGCCGAAGTCGAGACGGTTTGA